From one Streptomyces sp. R41 genomic stretch:
- the xerC gene encoding tyrosine recombinase XerC, giving the protein MTETPKRSRRAGHGEDTIYWDAAKNRYVGAVSLGHAPNGKRRRPKVYGKTKTEVRTKIRDLKKEVQTGVKSPANYTVAEAVNDWLERGLKGRDEKTVSKNRTMADKHLIPLIGKAKLRDLSADDVDDWLDDRAEWLATRSLRDLLAVLRRSIAHAQRRDKAVRNVALLVTVPEGRPGRPSKALNLEQAKAVLAAARGSRLYAYLVLSLLSGVRTEEARPLTWDHVYLSPHDGVPPHVAVWRSVRKHGDTKTRKSRRTIALPKQVVDVLEEHLRWQMQERASKGKEWSPIGRVFTTRSGEPLDAANVRRDFKAIVKKAGLEPEWTPRELRHSFVSLLSDHGIPLERIALLVGHSSQTTTEAVYRKQLRPVITQGAEAMDEIFAEDAEADALGA; this is encoded by the coding sequence ATGACCGAGACCCCGAAGCGCTCCCGTAGGGCAGGCCACGGCGAGGACACGATCTATTGGGACGCGGCGAAGAACCGCTACGTGGGAGCCGTATCCCTGGGGCACGCCCCGAACGGCAAGCGCCGTCGGCCGAAGGTGTACGGCAAGACAAAGACCGAGGTCCGCACGAAGATCCGGGACTTGAAGAAGGAGGTACAGACAGGCGTCAAGTCGCCCGCGAACTACACCGTGGCCGAAGCGGTGAACGACTGGCTCGAACGCGGCCTGAAGGGGCGCGATGAGAAGACCGTCAGCAAGAACCGCACGATGGCGGACAAGCACCTGATTCCGCTGATCGGCAAGGCCAAGCTGAGGGACCTCAGCGCGGACGACGTCGACGACTGGTTGGACGACAGGGCCGAGTGGCTCGCGACACGGAGCCTTCGGGACCTGCTCGCCGTGCTGCGTCGCTCCATCGCGCACGCTCAGCGCAGGGACAAGGCTGTGCGGAACGTCGCGCTTCTGGTGACCGTGCCGGAGGGGCGACCCGGTCGTCCGAGCAAGGCGCTGAACTTGGAGCAGGCGAAGGCTGTTCTTGCCGCGGCGCGCGGATCGCGGCTGTACGCGTATCTCGTGCTCTCGCTTCTCAGCGGTGTTCGCACGGAGGAGGCACGCCCCCTCACGTGGGATCACGTCTACCTGTCTCCGCACGATGGCGTCCCGCCCCACGTCGCTGTTTGGCGATCGGTGCGCAAGCACGGCGACACCAAGACACGGAAGAGCCGTAGGACCATCGCTCTGCCGAAGCAGGTGGTCGACGTACTCGAAGAGCACCTGAGATGGCAGATGCAGGAACGGGCATCGAAGGGGAAGGAGTGGAGCCCCATCGGCCGTGTCTTCACGACCCGGAGCGGCGAGCCGCTCGATGCCGCCAACGTCCGACGCGACTTCAAAGCCATCGTGAAGAAGGCCGGACTGGAGCCAGAGTGGACTCCGCGGGAGCTGCGACACAGCTTCGTGTCTCTGCTCTCGGACCACGGCATCCCGCTGGAGCGGATCGCGCTACTGGTCGGTCACAGTAGTCAGACGACCACGGAAGCGGTCTACCGGAAACAGCTCCGTCCCGTGATCACTCAGGGGGCCGAAGCGATGGACGAGATCTTCGCCGAAGATGCCGAGGCGGACGCGCTCGGGGCTTGA
- a CDS encoding Pr6Pr family membrane protein, whose translation MIAPMPKDLPDLPAIPGIPPPPPSVVPATAVVAPTRRPVAATFRILVALVAATGVAIDLVLGNPVRVLSYFTIQSNALVALVFTASAWRALTARRPLPGVVTGGTLLYISITGLVYHLILTNQSGGFSMTDDIAPLTGWQAVANHLLHTVTPIAVLADWLLLTRPTPLAVRNAATWVVYPLAYLVFSLARGAMMSPGTPMRYLYPFVDVDQHGYVGILGNAAILGVAFYALALLAVALDHLRPDPVRRRVRCPENRISSPATSGLK comes from the coding sequence ATGATCGCCCCCATGCCCAAGGACCTACCCGACCTCCCCGCGATACCGGGTATCCCCCCGCCGCCCCCCTCCGTCGTCCCCGCGACAGCAGTGGTGGCCCCCACGCGCCGCCCGGTGGCGGCGACCTTCCGCATCCTCGTGGCCCTCGTGGCGGCGACGGGCGTGGCCATCGACCTGGTCCTGGGCAACCCGGTCCGCGTCCTCAGCTACTTCACGATCCAGAGCAATGCCCTCGTGGCCCTCGTCTTCACCGCCTCGGCCTGGCGCGCGTTGACGGCCCGCCGCCCCCTGCCCGGCGTTGTGACAGGCGGCACACTGCTCTACATCTCGATCACGGGCCTGGTCTACCACCTGATCCTGACGAACCAGTCCGGCGGCTTCTCGATGACGGATGACATCGCTCCGCTCACCGGCTGGCAGGCGGTGGCCAACCACCTCCTCCACACGGTGACGCCGATCGCGGTACTGGCCGACTGGCTCCTGCTGACCCGCCCGACCCCGCTCGCCGTACGAAACGCGGCCACCTGGGTCGTCTACCCCCTCGCCTACCTGGTCTTTTCCCTGGCTCGAGGGGCGATGATGTCCCCCGGCACCCCGATGCGCTACCTCTACCCCTTCGTGGACGTCGACCAGCACGGCTACGTCGGCATCCTCGGCAACGCGGCGATCCTCGGTGTGGCCTTCTACGCCCTCGCCCTCCTCGCCGTGGCCCTCGACCACCTGCGCCCCGACCCGGTCCGACGTCGCGTCCGATGCCCTGAAAACCGGATTTCGTCTCCGGCCACCAGTGGGCTAAAGTAA